GATATGACATTAATGCCAGTATTTGAAGCTGCGGCTTTCTTAGAAACTGAAGGTATTGGCGTGAAAATAGTTTCTGTGATCAATCCTCGGCAATTGTACCGTAGTCATGATACCGCGTGGGATACCTGTTCTGAACCCGAAGGCGGTTTCTTGGATGATGCAGCATTTGCCAAATTATTTGATGGTGATGCGCTAATTGCGGTGACAGGTGGTGCTGCGGCGATGTTAGAACCGATTCTGTTGCGGAGTACGGCGAAGCGCGACACCTTTGCTTGGAAGCGTGGGGAGACTACCGCGAGTGCTGGCGAGTTGATGGCATTTAATGGATTGACTGCTGAAGCGTTAACGAAACGTGCGATCGCATTAGTGCATTAAAGCTGCGTAGGCGTAGCCAGCCGTAGGTATCGTTTTTTATTTTATCGCAAATGTACGTATGGAAATGCTGAAAAATTGCGTTTAATGCGTATATTTGCGTTTTTTTATGAGAATTTCTAAGGCATTAATTCTAAGGCATTAAGATTAATTTATAAATAAATGTGGTTAGATTTACTGAAATTCTTTAACATTAACAGGTTTTGAAGTCAGAAAAGCTGCTTTTGAAGTCAGAAAAGCTACTTTTCAAGTCGCAAAAGCTAGTTTACGAGTTCAAAACTTGATTTACAAGCCAGGATGAAACCCGATATTTTTATAGAAAACATGGCGTTTAATGGATTCACTGTGGAAGCTTGACAAAAAGTGCGATCGCTTTAGTTCATTAAGGTTGGGTTTTGTAACTAGAAAAGTCTGAATTTCTAACCGCATATGCACGCAGATCAAACGCAAATAGATTAGCGGTTCAATACGTGTATATCCTGTTTTGATTGTAATTATTTTTTTGTATATTTTTAATGTGTAAATAATTCCCAAAATATTTTATGTATAAGATAGAGGTCAAGATTGATGGCCAATTTATCAATAACTTTTCTAATGATTCTATCTATGATTTGGTTTTTCTTGACTTAGAATTTTGGCCGGATTATTTACAGGTACAGGGAAAAGCAGTACAAAGAATATATGGATACACTATTACTCGGCTTCTCAAAAGAACTAATCAGCAATATATCAAAGTTAAATTTTTAGAGTTTGAAGTTGAGGAAGAGCAACTTGTTAAGGAAATTATGCAAGATATTTCTAGGCTGAAAAACAAAACTTTTATCGGCTTCGAGATAAAAAAGAGTGATCTAAAAACGTTGAGAAACAGATTTAAAGCTCTATCAATATATCCAAATGTTAATGAAATAAAACTATTTGATTTTAGAGATTACTCGCAAGAATATGGCTATAAAGGATTAAATGGTTTGTTTGAACAACTTGAAATCAAAGTAAATAAAAAAATTGACGGTAAGTATTTTCGTAAAAATCCCAACAAAGTATTTTTACGAAAAAGGGGCTGGATAGATATTTTATTAAATATGTTTGAGTATTGTTTAGAAGATGCCACAGGTTACTTTGAAATTGTGTCAAATTGGAATAAAAAAAATCCTTTAATAACTAAAAATATGATTACAAGTGAATCCTTAAATTACTCTGAAATAGAAAAACAAACATCAGTTACACTAATAGATCAGGATGCAGAAATATTTTCTATGCAAAACTTCCAACCAACATCAGACCAGCTTCTAAGTAGTCTCACAGTATCAGACTTAGAAGCTTTAATCGTCAAAATTGTTCAGAAAACTCTTAAAGAAGAGATGCAAAAGCTAAAGCACGATCATTTACTAGATCAAACAAAACAGATGAATCATCCACTAAAAGTTTTTGTATAAGCATTTACAACAAAATAATATACACGTATCACACTCTAAAGATTGGGCAATACCTATCGCCTGATCGCGAACCGTAACCATCCATATAATCTTTATTAGTAGACAAATCACTCGCTGCTTCCACACAACCAACATATTGTTGAGCCAAACTCAAAGCTGAAACCCCTAAATTTTTATCTTGAGAAGATAACTCTTGCTTTTGTATTTTTGCAAGTAAAAATTCTACAAAATCTAACGCATCTTGTTGCTTATCAGGAGGTAATATTCTTACCTTGTCTATCATAATTTCTTCAATACTCATTTTATCTAGCGTCTCGTATAAACTAAATATATTTTAAATTTTCAAGTATTATTTGGCTGTATGCCTTTAGCCGCGACTTCAATCGTTAGGCTCAAGAGGATAAATTTACGAAGTATACATCGCACTGTTTACATTAATTTATCACGCGCGATCGCGCAATTTATTTTCTACCAATGTGACGTACTTGTATGCTGTAGAGTGAAACAATTGCCACAGTTTCTCCATCTAATGTGACAAATTCAACCTCATATCCTTTGCCACCCTGATGCACGAAAACAACTGTACCTATATCATCCTCTTCTAAGCTATGTTTTGGGAGATCCCTAGTCAAAATAACCCGATCGAGTTCTTGAATCATCGCTATCAATCTTGCAGCCTCAGCCAACTATAATGTAATTAAGATTTTAGATAAGGATGGAACCATGACTAACACTCAAAAGATGGTTCGCTTAAACCTAGATTTGTCACCTGAACTAAATCAGATATTAGACGAACTAGCAAATAAAATAGGTACAAATAAAGGTGATGTTTTGCGTCAGGCTATAACCTTGATGCAAATTATGGTTATAGCTAAAGAGGAAACCAAAAAATTAGGAGTGACAGAAGCAAATCAATTGATAGCAAATGAAATCATTCTCTCATCTAAACACCAGGCAAAATCGCATTCACTAGACACGTTTATGGAAAGGCTTGGCCCTTGGGAAGATGAACGTACTGCTGAGGAAATAGTCAAAGATATTTATGATAGCCGTACTATTTCTAACAATGACATTAGTCTATGACTTATTTACTTGATACTGATACTTACATTTATTGAGTTAAGGATATTAATTCAGTCAAAAATAAAGTTAGATAAATAGGATGGGAGCAAATTTGTATTTGCAGCATCACGGTTGCTGAATTATATTTTGGTGCTTATAATTCTCAACGAGTATTGGAAAATTTAGCTCGTGCAGAAGACTTTATTCAAAACTTACCCGTTCTACCTTTAACCGCTCCTGCTCTGAGAAAGTATGGTGAATTAAAAGCAGAACTCAGTAAAATAGGACAAACTATTGCTGAATTTGATTTACTAATTGCTAGTGTTGCAGTTGCAGAAAATTACACTTTAGTAACAAACAATACTCGTCACTACAGCCGCATTTCTAATTTGCAGGCTGGAAAACTGGATTTAACCTAAAAATATTAAGTATTTTAAACTTTTGATTTAACTGCTTGCTGTGATGCTTGTAAAGTCTGAGGCAAACTCCAGTCGGGACGCAAGCTAGCGGCGTTGCGTAAATAAATATGATGAATTGAGGCGGAGGCTGGCAGATAGGCGTGGATTAAGAAGCGAATGCAGCGCTGTAAGCTGCCTTCGACGTGCATTTGCTGCACATCCAACATAGCCACATTATCCCAACCAGGACGCGCTCTTGCGATCGCAGCTGGAAAAACTGCATCCAAATCGCGTGTCACTGAAAAAGTCACACTAATGATGTCCGTTGGCTGGAATTGATTCCGGTTTTCCAGTTCATTGAGTAGTTCTGTAACTACCTCTTGAATTGTCTCAACAGTATTTTCTGAAGCGGTTGTTGCTCCGCGAATAGCCCGCATTTGCCAGTCCACGCCAAAATCCTCCTTAAAACGCAAAAGTGAGGAGTTAGGAGTTGAGAATGAGAAGTTAAGATTTTTAACTCATAACTCTTCACTCATAAACGCTAGTTGCTCCACTTGGGGAAACCCCAAGACCGCACTGGCTCCTCCTAACTCATATTAGGGTCGATATAACCACAGAGGTAAACCACTAGTAGACATTTCAAATTCGAGCCAATCAATACCAGCCCCAATTCCTGATGAAAATTGACGACTTCCTGGTATAAAGCGACTCAATAAGGGTTTACGTTCTTCTAGGGTATAGCAGAGAGTTTTTTCTGGATCGAGACCAACCAGTTCTGCTGTCCAACGACGGGCATCTTCTTCTGTGCCCAAGCGGTCTACAACACCCAAGGCTAGGGCTTGCTGTCCAGTAAAAATCCGACCATCGGCGAAACTTTTTACAGCTTCTACCGTTAAAGAACGGCCATCAGCTACCGTTTGGACAAACTGCTGATAACTTGTGTCAATCAATTCTTGCAGGATGTGTTCTTCTGGTTCGGTCAGTTGCCGATCGAAAGCCAAAATGTCTTTGTAAGGGCCAGACTTAATTACCTGGAAGGAGACACCAATTTTTTCTAGCAAGCGTTCCAAGTTATTCCCACGCAGAATCACACCAATGCTGCCCGTAATTGTACCTGGGTTGGCAACGATGTGTTCGGCTCCCATACCGATGTATACTCCTCCAGAAGCCGAAATATTGCCAAAGCTAGCGACGATTTTGATTTTCTCGCGCAAACGCTTCAGGGCACTGTAGATTTCTTGAGAATCTCCGACTGTACCGCCAGGGCTATCGATACGTAGCAATAATGCCGGAAACTTTTTTTCTTCTACAGTTTTCAGGGCTTCTAGGACGCGTTTGCGAGTAGCACTCAGCGATCGCACCAGTAATTTCAATCCGCGCAATTTGTTTTTTAAACTTGGGCTTAAACGGCCAAACCATGAGCTCGTCAACATACCTCGTAATAAATTCAATATAAGATCCCCAACGGTCAGACGACCTGCTTTCCTCTGTTAAGAAACATGAGTAGGCATTGCGATCGTCAGAATTTTAAGGAAATTTTTATATTTTTCAGTGAGTTTTATTTGATATTCTCGATTAATACTAATCAAATCCTCAAAGATTACAGTTAGCATAAAATGCCAAACTCTAGTTTAGCGTTAACCTGATGATTTAGAAAGGCTATTTTAGCTATTTTGCAAAATTAAAAGCTCTCGATGCCTTGTTATTCTGGCTTTTTAAATGTTTGAGGACTGGTTTGACTCAGGTCGCGCACGTTCACTAGTTGTCAGTAATTAATCACTAATAACTAATGAATATATAAATATTTAATCAATTACTTCGACACTCAATTTAATTAATACAAATTCATTCAGCAACACTCATCTCTATTTAGGTTAAGACTAGTAGTACTTTCACTCTGGGAAATATCACTTTTTCCTGTTTTCTACAGCCCATAATTAATCCCCAGACAAAGCTATTTTTACTACTTAAGAATTTAAACGTAAAATTTGATGCCGATAATATACAAACATATCAAACAGTGCGCCAACGAAACTAAAGGTCAAGCTAATTACAAATAATCCGCGTAGGGGAGTTCCACTGCCGAAGGTGGCGAGAAAATGCATAATCTCAGTAGCGATTGCCTCGGTTAACTCTTGTAAGCCAGGAATGTTACCGATGAGGGATATAAAAAGCAATCCGCCGCCAATGAGGAACATGGGAACGACAAAACTAAAAATGATTGTAAGTAGTAGCGAGCGGAGAAAGTTAGTAAAAATAGTCATTTAAGACAAACTCCGTGAGTAGAGGTGACAAAAGCAAGATAGCGGTTTGTCATTTTCTACAATACGAGCGATCGCCCCAGAGCAGCGAATCTGTCAAAAATCTTAAGTTTTCATTAAAATAAATGGGTAGTAGTTACAGCCTATGCTGGGGATATATAAAGAAACTTAAATCTAGAAAAGCCTTGCAGAATAAAGATTATAGCCCAGTGTACTACTTATTTATTGCTTTGCAGCACGTTTCAGAACAGCTTCATTTTCTGAGAACATCTTTAATCTAAGTTAATATTCAGTCTTATTCGGGAGTCGGGAGCAGGAGAGCAGAGAGACTGAGAATAATAATCAATGCCCACTTGCCCTGAGCGTAGCCGTACCCCTCCAGGGAAGCAAGCTACGCGTAGCGTCTCGCAGAGAAGGGATGCCCAATTTCCAATACCCATTCCCCATTCCCATGACTTCCGCTATTCTTAAGGCAGTTACCGAGTTAGCTACAGAACATTGAACCAGACTACATCCAAATCCAGTTTAGGGGAATGGAGTCAGCGGCTGCTGGCGGCGATTTTTCTGGGTGGGCAAGTACTAGTTCACCTATTGAGGGGCAAAATCCATCGGCGTAACACCTTAGAACAAATGGCAGCAGTTGGGCCAGATTCCTTATTTATTGCCCTATTGACGGCTATTTTCGTTGGTGCGGTGTTTACCATTCAAGTGGCGCGGGAATTTATCAACTTTGGCGCCGGAAACATTATCGGCGGAGTGCTTTCGATAGCGTTGACACGAGAACTCTCTCCTGTGTTGACAGCAGTGGTTTTGGCGGGACGAGTCGGTTCTGCCTTTGCAGCAGAAATCGGTACCATGCGAGTCTCAGAGCAAATCGATGCCATGTTGATGTTAAAAACAGATCCAATCGATTATCTAGTTATTCCCCGCGTTATTGCTTGCTGTTTAATGTTACCAATTTTAACCCTCCTGTCTTTGATAACGGGAATGTTTGGAGGATTCATCATTGCGACAAATATCTACAACCTGTCTGATACAGTATTTTTAGACTCAGCACGTAACTTCCTTGGTATCTGGGATATTTTAAGCGCCATGATTAAGGCGTGTTGTTTTGGTATTTTAATCGCTGTAATTGGTTGCAGTTGGGGGTTGACGACAACAGGAGGTGCTAAAGGTGTAGGACAGTCAACTACAACTGCTGTTGTG
This portion of the Nostoc sp. GT001 genome encodes:
- a CDS encoding DUF2281 domain-containing protein; translated protein: MSIEEIMIDKVRILPPDKQQDALDFVEFLLAKIQKQELSSQDKNLGVSALSLAQQYVGCVEAASDLSTNKDYMDGYGSRSGDRYCPIFRV
- a CDS encoding DUF4926 domain-containing protein gives rise to the protein MIQELDRVILTRDLPKHSLEEDDIGTVVFVHQGGKGYEVEFVTLDGETVAIVSLYSIQVRHIGRK
- a CDS encoding PIN domain-containing protein; its protein translation is MTVAELYFGAYNSQRVLENLARAEDFIQNLPVLPLTAPALRKYGELKAELSKIGQTIAEFDLLIASVAVAENYTLVTNNTRHYSRISNLQAGKLDLT
- the aroH gene encoding chorismate mutase, with translation MRAIRGATTASENTVETIQEVVTELLNELENRNQFQPTDIISVTFSVTRDLDAVFPAAIARARPGWDNVAMLDVQQMHVEGSLQRCIRFLIHAYLPASASIHHIYLRNAASLRPDWSLPQTLQASQQAVKSKV
- a CDS encoding MlaE family lipid ABC transporter permease subunit, coding for MNQTTSKSSLGEWSQRLLAAIFLGGQVLVHLLRGKIHRRNTLEQMAAVGPDSLFIALLTAIFVGAVFTIQVAREFINFGAGNIIGGVLSIALTRELSPVLTAVVLAGRVGSAFAAEIGTMRVSEQIDAMLMLKTDPIDYLVIPRVIACCLMLPILTLLSLITGMFGGFIIATNIYNLSDTVFLDSARNFLGIWDILSAMIKACCFGILIAVIGCSWGLTTTGGAKGVGQSTTTAVVTALLIIFVSNFFLSWLMFQGTGSAFIGL